A single region of the Jatrophihabitans sp. GAS493 genome encodes:
- a CDS encoding PD40 domain-containing protein: protein MKARIAALVAICVLAIGAAVIYLVRSHSTQTEAVQHAAPVKTTSPATIQAEPHIVYRNTALGTQYGMVAMSALSAPAGPRAITSTSCDRVYAASSKILCLSSKIGIVTTYAAAVLNDDMTKVQNLPLSGIPSRARLSADGSYAASTSFISGDSYAGTSFSTRTILSKVGSTESSNLESYTLIHNGQSIHPVDENFWGVTFAADGDTFYVTAEWAQHTWLSRGSISKHQIVTLHEDAECPSLSPDGSTIVYKQRGNLPSGHWRLVRYDIASGKVTPLAETRSIDDQVAWLDDSTVMYGVPRSGSQAAVDDVWKVPADGTGSPVLLIPQAWSPAVVR from the coding sequence ATGAAGGCGCGGATCGCCGCGCTGGTGGCGATCTGTGTTCTGGCCATCGGCGCCGCCGTCATCTACCTGGTGCGCAGCCACTCCACCCAGACGGAGGCGGTACAGCACGCGGCACCGGTTAAGACGACGAGCCCGGCGACGATCCAGGCCGAGCCCCACATCGTCTACCGCAACACCGCGCTGGGTACCCAGTACGGAATGGTGGCGATGTCGGCGCTCAGCGCGCCGGCCGGCCCACGAGCCATCACCAGCACGTCCTGCGACCGTGTCTACGCGGCGAGTTCCAAGATCCTCTGCCTCTCCTCGAAGATCGGCATCGTGACCACCTACGCGGCGGCCGTGCTCAACGACGACATGACCAAGGTGCAGAACCTCCCGCTCTCCGGCATCCCCAGCCGGGCCCGCCTCTCAGCCGACGGCAGCTATGCGGCGAGCACCAGCTTCATCTCCGGTGACTCCTACGCCGGCACCTCCTTCTCCACCCGCACGATTCTGTCCAAGGTGGGAAGTACGGAGTCGAGCAACCTCGAGTCCTACACCCTCATTCACAACGGTCAGTCGATCCATCCGGTTGATGAGAACTTCTGGGGCGTGACGTTCGCCGCCGACGGCGACACGTTCTACGTGACGGCCGAGTGGGCCCAGCACACCTGGCTCTCGCGCGGCAGCATCTCCAAGCACCAGATCGTGACGCTGCACGAGGATGCCGAGTGCCCCTCGCTCTCGCCCGACGGCAGCACCATCGTCTACAAGCAGCGAGGCAACCTTCCCTCCGGGCATTGGCGCCTCGTCCGCTACGACATCGCCTCGGGTAAGGTCACGCCGTTGGCCGAGACCCGCAGCATCGACGACCAAGTCGCATGGCTCGACGACAGCACGGTGATGTACGGCGTGCCGCGGAGTGGTTCGCAGGCGGCGGTCGACGATGTATGGAAGGTACCGGCGGATGGGACGGGTAGCCCGGTGTTGCTGATTCCCCAGGCCTGGTCGCCGGCGGTGGTGCGGTGA
- a CDS encoding glycosyltransferase family 4 protein: MTPQRERISFLSPDYPRFPGGGALVYYTQASHLARLGYDVSVIQPLHLRAAYPGRAVDLLRGKVRDVRAGSIRRRIGWITPDPRVRTIFLDRLDESSDLPPADLRIATYWRTSEILGARDFDGAQNLQFMQAYETWGGPVDRVDATWRLPFHTAVVSETLMRKGREFGIPDERLHLVPNGLDHELCRPAAPVEGRGPCVAFLVHEAAVKGLADTIAVAERIRAARPDATFIGFGGRRAPAELPEWVEYVRRPVGRELVEKVYSRAAVFLCGSHSEGWGLTSIEAMSCGAALVSTRNGGVDDFATDDVSALLRDVGDIAGLSDAVLELLADEPRRLSLVEKGLQRAGEQASWYESGEIFHQVVRTALDSPVAR; this comes from the coding sequence GTGACGCCGCAGCGGGAGCGGATCAGCTTCCTCTCCCCCGACTACCCGAGGTTCCCCGGCGGCGGCGCACTCGTCTACTACACCCAGGCCAGCCACCTCGCCCGCCTCGGCTACGACGTCAGCGTCATCCAGCCGCTGCATCTGCGGGCTGCCTACCCGGGTCGTGCCGTTGACCTGCTCCGCGGGAAGGTCCGCGACGTGCGGGCGGGGAGCATCCGCCGCCGGATCGGCTGGATCACGCCCGACCCCCGGGTGCGGACCATCTTCCTCGACCGCCTCGACGAGAGTTCCGACCTGCCGCCGGCCGACCTGCGCATCGCCACCTATTGGCGCACCAGTGAGATCCTCGGCGCCCGTGACTTCGACGGTGCGCAGAATCTGCAGTTCATGCAGGCCTACGAGACGTGGGGTGGTCCGGTGGATCGGGTCGACGCGACCTGGCGGCTGCCGTTTCACACTGCGGTGGTCTCGGAGACGTTGATGCGCAAGGGACGTGAATTCGGCATCCCGGATGAACGCCTGCACCTGGTACCCAACGGCCTGGATCATGAGCTCTGCCGGCCGGCCGCGCCGGTCGAAGGGCGCGGTCCATGCGTTGCCTTTCTGGTCCACGAGGCGGCCGTCAAGGGACTGGCCGACACCATCGCCGTGGCCGAACGGATACGGGCCGCCCGACCGGACGCCACCTTCATCGGTTTCGGCGGGCGCCGCGCACCGGCCGAGCTACCGGAATGGGTCGAGTACGTCCGCCGGCCGGTCGGTCGGGAACTCGTCGAAAAGGTCTACAGTCGCGCCGCTGTGTTTCTCTGCGGCAGTCACAGCGAGGGTTGGGGTCTCACCTCGATCGAGGCGATGTCCTGCGGTGCCGCGCTGGTGAGCACCCGAAACGGCGGCGTCGACGATTTCGCCACCGACGATGTCTCCGCGCTCCTACGCGACGTGGGTGACATCGCCGGGTTGAGCGACGCGGTGCTCGAACTGCTCGCCGACGAACCCCGACGCCTCAGCCTGGTCGAGAAGGGGCTGCAGCGGGCGGGAGAACAGGCGAGCTGGTACGAGTCGGGTGAGATCTTCCACCAGGTGGTGCGCACCGCGCTGGACTCGCCGGTAGCCCGATGA
- a CDS encoding PIG-L deacetylase family protein, with amino-acid sequence MSGRAAGVRAAVRDQLMKRAHDVTDGSRRSVLVIAPHPDDETLGCGSLILRARRSGARVTLVVATDGAVSHETDDAISLAARRSAELAAAATLLGVPAADVIELRYPDGELSMHRNGFADELVKLIQQRRPDDVYTTCQADWHPDHRAAAIAARDAVARCDPAPRLLEYPIWLWTDWPVSRRYRNGRGLLRALRILIGAEVEKVRIAELREQKRQALQAYASQLGDEDALPAEVIDRALTGPELFFRLPPG; translated from the coding sequence ATGAGCGGGCGAGCAGCCGGCGTCCGCGCCGCCGTGCGCGACCAGTTGATGAAGCGGGCTCACGATGTCACCGACGGCAGCCGTCGCAGCGTGCTGGTGATAGCTCCGCACCCCGACGACGAGACGCTCGGCTGCGGTTCGCTTATCCTGCGGGCGCGGCGCAGCGGGGCCCGGGTCACGCTCGTCGTCGCCACCGATGGAGCGGTCTCCCACGAGACAGATGACGCCATCTCGCTGGCCGCCCGGCGCAGCGCGGAACTTGCGGCGGCGGCCACCCTGCTCGGCGTCCCGGCGGCCGACGTCATCGAACTGCGCTACCCCGACGGCGAGCTGAGCATGCACCGCAACGGGTTCGCCGACGAGTTGGTGAAGCTGATTCAGCAGCGACGTCCGGACGACGTGTACACCACCTGCCAGGCCGACTGGCACCCTGACCATCGCGCCGCCGCGATCGCGGCCCGCGACGCCGTGGCCCGCTGCGATCCCGCACCGAGACTGCTGGAGTACCCGATCTGGCTCTGGACCGACTGGCCGGTGTCCCGGCGCTACCGAAACGGGCGCGGGCTGCTCCGCGCGCTCCGGATCCTCATCGGCGCCGAGGTGGAGAAGGTCCGGATAGCCGAGCTGCGCGAGCAGAAGCGACAGGCGCTGCAGGCCTACGCCAGCCAACTCGGCGACGAAGACGCCCTACCGGCTGAGGTGATCGACCGGGCACTCACCGGGCCGGAATTGTTTTTCCGGCTCCCGCCCGGCTGA